The Akkermansia muciniphila genome contains a region encoding:
- a CDS encoding DNA-directed RNA polymerase subunit omega: MKAELVEQASKIISEPQMLINVVSRRVAQLNNGRAPLVPTTPHMGNANIALTEIVEGKLVYHAESDSLEEGNQ; this comes from the coding sequence ATGAAAGCCGAACTCGTCGAACAAGCCTCCAAAATCATTTCCGAGCCCCAGATGCTGATCAACGTGGTTTCCCGCCGCGTCGCCCAGCTCAATAATGGCCGCGCTCCCTTGGTCCCCACCACCCCCCACATGGGTAACGCGAACATTGCCCTGACGGAAATCGTTGAAGGCAAGCTTGTCTACCATGCAGAGTCAGACAGCCTTGAAGAAGGCAACCAGTAA
- a CDS encoding nucleoside-diphosphate kinase encodes MPNTQEETTLVLLKPDCVRKNLSGTILKRFLSEGFRLRGIKMIQLDEPILREHYSHILDLVVNGELLFPKLLDFMTSSPVIAIALKGPGVIVRVRELLGPTNSQKAQKGTIRGDYGTDSMMNICHASDSRESAAVELVRFFREEELFDSLN; translated from the coding sequence ATGCCAAACACTCAAGAAGAAACAACGCTGGTTCTGCTCAAACCCGATTGCGTGCGGAAAAACCTTTCCGGCACCATTTTAAAACGTTTTTTGTCCGAGGGGTTTCGCCTGCGCGGCATTAAGATGATCCAGCTTGACGAGCCTATTCTCCGGGAACATTACTCCCATATTCTGGACCTTGTGGTCAACGGGGAACTGCTGTTCCCGAAACTGCTTGATTTCATGACCAGCTCCCCGGTTATCGCCATCGCCCTGAAGGGACCGGGCGTGATCGTGCGCGTGCGTGAGCTGCTGGGGCCCACCAACTCCCAGAAGGCGCAGAAGGGCACCATCCGCGGGGATTACGGAACGGACAGCATGATGAATATCTGCCATGCTTCCGACAGCCGCGAATCCGCCGCCGTGGAACTGGTACGGTTCTTCCGTGAAGAAGAGCTGTTTGACAGCCTTAACTGA
- the tsaB gene encoding tRNA (adenosine(37)-N6)-threonylcarbamoyltransferase complex dimerization subunit type 1 TsaB, translated as MQDALLVLETSCAQSSAAAWSGGELLRRVEWRAERNHSSAIFEAVRQVLDSLEGRLLKEIAVGAGPGAYGGIRVALAVADGLSLVHGSRVAAFSSWNGLGIHDDEAFVMSDARRGGWTWGRLERGFLTAPPEVLLAEQVRNRVAECLKNGIPVYSTETAETLAAREMAGTVPAVPDAEALGTAWQALAPDHREKFLKGPAEPLYVRAPHITCAKRPAWAVKA; from the coding sequence ATGCAAGATGCTCTGCTGGTTCTGGAAACTTCCTGTGCGCAGTCTTCCGCCGCGGCTTGGAGCGGAGGGGAACTGCTGCGCCGCGTGGAATGGAGAGCTGAGCGCAACCATTCCTCCGCCATTTTTGAGGCGGTCCGGCAGGTTCTGGATTCCCTGGAAGGCCGGCTTTTGAAGGAAATAGCGGTGGGGGCTGGTCCGGGCGCCTACGGCGGAATCCGCGTGGCGCTTGCCGTGGCGGACGGCCTTTCCCTGGTGCACGGCTCCCGCGTGGCGGCGTTCAGCTCCTGGAACGGCCTGGGCATTCATGATGATGAGGCTTTCGTGATGTCCGACGCCCGGCGGGGCGGGTGGACATGGGGCAGGCTGGAGCGCGGTTTTCTGACGGCGCCCCCGGAGGTGCTTCTCGCGGAACAGGTCCGTAACCGTGTGGCGGAATGCCTGAAAAACGGCATCCCCGTTTATTCCACGGAAACGGCGGAAACCCTGGCTGCCAGGGAGATGGCGGGCACCGTTCCGGCGGTTCCCGACGCGGAGGCGCTGGGGACCGCATGGCAGGCCCTGGCCCCGGACCACCGGGAGAAATTTCTGAAAGGGCCGGCGGAGCCGTTGTATGTAAGGGCTCCCCACATCACTTGCGCCAAACGTCCCGCCTGGGCTGTGAAGGCGTAA
- the smpB gene encoding SsrA-binding protein SmpB translates to MSSDISTNKKARRDYEILDTYECGMELKGTEVKSIRSGKVNIADSFARVENGQMLLYGCDIQPWETAGEFFQHQSRRPRRLLLHKREIFKLEQQTSQKGCSLVALKLYWKNGKVKLALGLGKGKTHRDQRYDLKARVEMREAQREVARINRR, encoded by the coding sequence ATGAGTTCCGACATCTCCACCAACAAGAAAGCCCGCCGGGATTATGAAATCCTGGACACCTACGAATGCGGCATGGAGCTCAAGGGAACGGAGGTCAAATCCATCCGCTCCGGCAAGGTGAACATAGCGGATTCCTTCGCCAGGGTGGAAAACGGCCAGATGCTCCTGTACGGCTGCGACATCCAGCCGTGGGAAACCGCCGGAGAATTCTTCCAGCACCAGTCCCGCCGCCCGCGCCGCCTGCTGCTCCACAAACGGGAAATTTTCAAGCTGGAGCAACAGACCTCCCAGAAAGGGTGCTCCCTGGTAGCCCTGAAACTGTACTGGAAAAACGGCAAGGTAAAACTGGCCCTGGGCCTGGGCAAGGGCAAGACCCACCGCGACCAGCGCTATGACCTGAAAGCCCGCGTGGAAATGCGGGAGGCCCAGCGGGAAGTGGCGCGCATCAACCGCCGCTGA
- a CDS encoding DUF2238 domain-containing protein has translation MKNYPFYLLSVFALLFIALGISPSSRSVWVAEVIPVALVVVFLAAGFRKFRFSNWSYTLMFFWLACHTVGAHYTFAEVPFEWFRELVGAHRNPFDRVAHFTVGFYAFPVAEYLVRRQYAGKVLAGIFGLFFVMAVAAAYEIIEWQYAVMVGGNDANDFLGSQGDIWDAQKDMFCDTCGAVASLVLFYLVRPWRRKGADSASS, from the coding sequence ATGAAAAACTATCCATTCTACCTGCTGTCCGTATTCGCCCTGTTGTTCATAGCTCTGGGGATTTCACCCAGCTCCCGTTCCGTCTGGGTGGCGGAGGTGATTCCCGTGGCGCTGGTGGTGGTTTTCCTGGCGGCGGGATTCCGGAAATTCCGCTTCAGCAACTGGTCCTATACGCTGATGTTTTTCTGGCTGGCGTGCCACACGGTGGGCGCGCATTACACCTTTGCGGAAGTGCCTTTCGAATGGTTCCGGGAACTTGTCGGGGCGCACCGGAACCCTTTTGACCGCGTGGCTCACTTCACGGTGGGGTTTTATGCTTTTCCCGTGGCGGAATACCTGGTGCGCAGGCAATATGCGGGGAAGGTGCTTGCGGGGATATTCGGCCTCTTCTTCGTGATGGCCGTGGCGGCTGCCTATGAGATCATTGAATGGCAGTACGCGGTTATGGTGGGCGGGAATGACGCCAATGACTTTCTCGGCTCCCAGGGAGACATTTGGGATGCCCAGAAGGACATGTTCTGCGATACCTGCGGGGCCGTGGCCTCCCTGGTTCTCTTTTACCTGGTGCGCCCCTGGCGCCGGAAAGGCGCGGATTCCGCTTCTTCCTGA
- a CDS encoding tRNA (cytidine(34)-2'-O)-methyltransferase produces MHPRFHIVMFHPEIPHNTGAAGRLALATGSRLHLIRPLGFSLDEKHVRRTGLDYWAKVDLRVWESLEELQRAAAPGARFWYLTTKARRSHWDAELREGDYLVFGPESRGLPESLLKEHADTALTIPMPGEGSRSLNLSTAVAIVLYEGLRQAGI; encoded by the coding sequence ATGCACCCCCGTTTCCACATCGTCATGTTCCATCCGGAAATTCCGCATAACACGGGAGCGGCCGGGCGGCTGGCGCTGGCTACGGGGTCCAGGCTGCACCTGATCAGACCGCTGGGGTTCAGCCTGGATGAAAAGCACGTGCGCCGCACGGGCCTGGACTACTGGGCCAAAGTGGACCTCCGCGTATGGGAAAGCCTGGAGGAGCTGCAACGGGCGGCGGCCCCCGGCGCGCGGTTCTGGTACCTGACCACCAAGGCGCGCCGCTCCCACTGGGATGCGGAGCTCCGGGAGGGGGATTACCTGGTCTTTGGCCCGGAATCCCGCGGGCTGCCGGAAAGCCTGCTGAAAGAACACGCTGACACGGCCCTGACCATTCCCATGCCCGGGGAAGGCTCTCGCAGCCTGAACCTCTCCACTGCCGTAGCCATTGTCCTTTACGAAGGGCTGCGCCAGGCGGGCATTTAA
- a CDS encoding ribonuclease H-like domain-containing protein, with protein MRDIVYFDLETRHSAAEVGGWHNTADMRVSVGVTYSTASGKYTIYSEEMVDDLILQLRQADLVVGYNHEHFDYGVLQRYTMWNLVDITNNLDLCRDIEQRGGVRVKLDSVAAASIGSSKTAVGTQALKWWAEYVQTGNTDVLMEIARYCCFDVKVTRDVHWYGAEHGFIRYDDKKGGTVELPVDWKL; from the coding sequence ATGAGAGATATCGTGTATTTTGACTTGGAAACCCGTCATTCCGCGGCGGAGGTGGGCGGCTGGCACAATACGGCGGACATGCGCGTTTCCGTGGGAGTGACTTATTCCACGGCCTCCGGCAAGTACACGATTTATTCCGAGGAGATGGTTGATGACCTGATCCTCCAGCTCCGCCAGGCCGACCTGGTGGTGGGGTACAATCACGAGCATTTCGACTACGGCGTGCTTCAGCGCTATACGATGTGGAACTTGGTGGACATCACCAACAATCTGGACCTTTGCAGGGACATCGAACAGCGGGGAGGCGTGCGCGTGAAGCTGGATTCCGTAGCGGCCGCCTCCATCGGTTCTTCAAAAACGGCCGTAGGCACCCAGGCCCTCAAGTGGTGGGCGGAGTACGTGCAGACGGGCAATACGGATGTACTGATGGAGATTGCCCGCTACTGCTGCTTTGATGTGAAGGTGACGCGGGACGTGCACTGGTACGGGGCAGAGCACGGCTTCATCCGTTATGACGACAAGAAAGGTGGTACGGTGGAACTGCCTGTGGACTGGAAGCTCTAA
- a CDS encoding prepilin-type N-terminal cleavage/methylation domain-containing protein, whose product MKIRSAYSRLRAAQGFTLMEILVVMVIIVVLATLTISIYTWLETRKNEQATESIVRKIEMGLESYHSDHDRYPYGTEAPFNNHGVAVANGEEYSSNVVYMALFGDHKNEGMPSRDTTIYNDELNPATQPKSNPTVREVHVKGKDGRPVTLYILADPWGSPYRYRLGSEQAIPSKSASAKNLKMGNGMNPDYDFWSFGKDGDSDLKDPHAPENEDDIGNLPKF is encoded by the coding sequence ATGAAGATTCGCTCCGCATACAGCCGCCTCCGGGCGGCACAGGGCTTCACCCTCATGGAAATCCTGGTGGTGATGGTCATCATCGTGGTGCTTGCCACGCTGACCATCTCCATCTACACCTGGCTTGAAACCCGGAAGAACGAACAGGCCACGGAATCCATCGTCCGCAAGATTGAAATGGGGCTGGAGAGCTACCACAGCGACCATGACCGCTACCCCTACGGTACGGAAGCCCCCTTCAACAACCACGGAGTAGCCGTGGCGAACGGCGAGGAGTACAGCTCCAACGTGGTATACATGGCCCTCTTCGGCGACCACAAGAATGAAGGCATGCCTTCCAGGGATACCACCATTTACAATGATGAGCTGAATCCCGCCACCCAGCCCAAGAGCAACCCGACCGTCCGGGAAGTCCATGTGAAGGGCAAGGACGGCAGGCCCGTCACGCTTTACATCCTGGCGGACCCGTGGGGCTCCCCCTACCGCTACCGCCTGGGCAGCGAGCAGGCCATCCCCTCCAAATCCGCCAGCGCAAAGAACCTGAAAATGGGCAACGGCATGAATCCGGATTACGATTTCTGGTCCTTCGGCAAGGACGGAGACAGTGACCTGAAAGACCCGCACGCCCCTGAAAACGAGGATGACATCGGCAACCTGCCGAAATTCTGA
- a CDS encoding glycosyltransferase family 2 protein: MDTEPDFSIVTPSYNYASYVRECIESVRNQEGATFEHIIQDAGSTDGTLDILNSYPHLKLHVEKDSGMSEGINRGFRRARGKWVMWLNTDDRLLPGALAAVKAFADSRPDADIVHGAWNFIDADGAVQRPMKALPYSLRMHIWYGTYLASTALFLRRSTTIEEGFLLDERFRYDMDGEYYARLGRAGKKFVHYNRLLADFRWHGDNLSAPNVELRDMDAELKRQKQHSEDAAIKRIYGYSFSRHSCNNILDGLMREAYRMKKAFLYLTTPWEK; this comes from the coding sequence ATGGATACCGAGCCTGATTTCAGCATCGTTACGCCCAGCTATAATTACGCCAGCTACGTGCGGGAGTGCATTGAAAGCGTCAGGAACCAGGAAGGCGCCACGTTTGAGCACATCATCCAGGACGCCGGCTCCACGGACGGAACGCTGGACATCCTGAACTCCTACCCGCACCTGAAATTGCATGTGGAGAAGGATTCCGGCATGTCTGAGGGCATCAACCGCGGCTTCCGGAGGGCGCGCGGCAAGTGGGTCATGTGGCTGAATACGGACGACAGGCTGCTGCCTGGGGCTCTGGCAGCCGTCAAGGCCTTTGCGGATTCCCGCCCGGATGCGGACATCGTGCACGGGGCCTGGAACTTCATTGATGCGGACGGGGCCGTCCAGCGGCCCATGAAAGCCCTGCCCTACAGCCTCCGCATGCACATCTGGTACGGCACGTACCTGGCCTCCACCGCGCTGTTCCTGCGCAGGAGCACCACGATTGAGGAAGGATTCCTGCTGGACGAACGGTTCCGGTACGACATGGACGGGGAGTATTACGCCCGCCTGGGCCGTGCCGGAAAAAAGTTCGTCCATTACAACAGGCTGCTGGCGGATTTCCGCTGGCACGGCGACAACCTGAGCGCCCCCAATGTGGAGCTCCGGGACATGGACGCCGAATTAAAGCGCCAGAAGCAGCACAGCGAGGACGCCGCCATCAAGCGCATTTACGGTTATTCCTTTTCCAGGCACAGCTGCAACAATATCCTGGACGGCCTGATGCGCGAGGCCTACCGGATGAAAAAAGCCTTCCTGTACCTGACCACTCCCTGGGAAAAATAA
- a CDS encoding pseudouridine synthase, whose product MILAFNKPYGVLSQFTREAPHHRTLAEFGFPSGVYPVGRLDADSEGLLLLSDEKSLVDRLLNPANRHPRTYWSQVEGTPSAADLLPLERGGLSIQGYRTLPCRVRLMGREPDVPPRNPPVRYRAAIPTSWLELTLVEGKNRQVRRMTAVIGFPTLRLLRARIGRFPLDGLEPGSWKELTSRERRELMP is encoded by the coding sequence ATGATTCTGGCGTTCAACAAACCTTACGGAGTCCTTTCCCAATTCACGCGGGAGGCGCCCCACCACCGGACACTGGCGGAATTCGGCTTCCCCTCCGGCGTGTATCCCGTCGGCAGGCTGGACGCAGATTCTGAAGGCCTTCTCCTTTTGTCCGATGAGAAATCCCTGGTGGACCGCCTCCTGAACCCCGCCAACCGGCACCCCCGAACTTACTGGAGCCAGGTGGAAGGCACCCCTTCCGCCGCGGACCTGCTCCCGCTGGAACGCGGGGGGCTCTCCATCCAGGGGTACCGCACGCTCCCCTGCCGGGTGCGCCTCATGGGCAGGGAACCGGACGTGCCGCCACGGAATCCCCCCGTGCGCTACCGCGCCGCCATCCCTACCTCCTGGCTGGAGCTGACTCTGGTGGAAGGTAAAAACCGCCAGGTGCGGCGCATGACTGCCGTCATCGGCTTTCCTACGCTCCGGCTCCTGCGCGCCAGGATAGGCAGGTTCCCGCTGGACGGCTTGGAACCCGGCTCATGGAAGGAGCTGACTTCCCGTGAACGAAGGGAGCTCATGCCGTAA
- a CDS encoding glycosyltransferase family 2 protein, with amino-acid sequence MKRISLIVPCLNEEQAIPAFKQEVDRVFKEHLEGYALELIFVDDGSTDRTLEIIKELAEHSPEVKFISFSRNFGKEAAIYAGLEAATGDYAAVMDVDLQDPPSLLPQMVKAIDEEGYDCAGTRRVTRKGEPPLRSFFARAFYKTIHRISDTHIVDGARDYKLMTRPVLEALLSLKEYNRFSKGLYEWVGFRTKWFEYENVERVAGETKWSFFKLFLYSIEGIVAFSTAPLALASIMGVMLSFISFLAIIALTVRELIWPHSAYGWTSMVCVFCLMGGIVLLCLGILGQYLAKTYTEVKKRPIYIARERSISPSK; translated from the coding sequence ATGAAACGAATTTCCCTGATCGTTCCCTGCCTGAATGAAGAGCAGGCCATTCCGGCGTTCAAACAAGAGGTGGACCGGGTTTTCAAGGAACACCTGGAGGGATACGCCCTGGAACTTATCTTTGTGGATGACGGCTCCACAGACCGCACCCTGGAGATAATCAAGGAGCTGGCGGAACATTCCCCGGAGGTGAAGTTTATTTCCTTTTCCCGCAACTTCGGGAAGGAAGCGGCCATTTACGCGGGGCTGGAAGCGGCCACGGGTGATTATGCAGCCGTCATGGACGTGGACCTTCAGGACCCGCCCTCCCTGCTGCCGCAGATGGTGAAAGCCATTGACGAGGAAGGGTACGACTGCGCCGGAACGCGCCGCGTCACCCGGAAGGGGGAACCGCCGCTGCGTTCTTTCTTTGCGCGCGCCTTTTACAAGACGATTCACCGGATATCGGACACCCACATCGTGGACGGCGCCCGGGATTACAAGCTAATGACGCGCCCCGTGCTGGAGGCCCTGCTTTCCCTGAAGGAGTACAACCGCTTTTCCAAAGGCCTGTATGAATGGGTGGGCTTCCGCACCAAATGGTTTGAGTATGAGAATGTGGAGCGGGTGGCGGGAGAAACCAAATGGTCCTTCTTCAAACTGTTCCTTTACTCCATTGAAGGCATTGTGGCCTTCTCCACAGCCCCCCTGGCCCTGGCCTCCATCATGGGGGTGATGCTTTCCTTCATTTCCTTTCTTGCCATCATCGCGCTGACGGTCCGGGAGTTGATCTGGCCCCATTCCGCCTATGGCTGGACTTCCATGGTCTGCGTTTTCTGCCTGATGGGCGGCATCGTCCTGCTGTGCCTGGGCATCCTGGGCCAGTACCTGGCCAAGACCTATACGGAGGTCAAAAAACGCCCCATCTACATCGCCAGGGAACGCTCCATCAGTCCCTCCAAATAA
- a CDS encoding type II secretion system F family protein → MPKYQYTALDHKGDQKTGTLEANSEAEAMESIRAHGLYPTQIVEAGKGKIQQTAAAKKKATGAKKQKGRVGARIKAKALMIFTRQLATLIDAGLPLLQSLNVLAKQEANPNLRVTIEALGDSVQGGSTFSEALAQHPKIFDRLFVNMVKAGELGGVLEVVLNRLAEYQEKAQKLKSKVITAMVYPSIVLFIAVGIVIFLMLVIVPKFKAMFAEQGSELPAISEFVFGISDWFMAAPFFVPNAVILAAVIAILYAVFTAMSKTPNGRRKIDTALLTMPVIGNVQSKSAIARFARTFGTLVTSGVPILQALTITKDTAGNMIVGDAIGLIHDSVKEGESVVTPMSSSKLFPPMVISMVDVGEETGQLPDMLLKIADVYDDEVDNAVGAMTSMLEPIMIVFLAVVVGGIVFAMFLPLLQVIEKMG, encoded by the coding sequence ATGCCTAAATATCAATATACAGCACTTGACCATAAAGGCGACCAGAAAACGGGTACCCTGGAGGCCAATTCCGAAGCGGAGGCCATGGAATCCATCCGGGCGCATGGCCTGTACCCCACCCAAATCGTAGAAGCGGGCAAGGGCAAGATCCAGCAAACAGCCGCCGCCAAGAAGAAGGCCACGGGAGCCAAAAAACAGAAAGGCAGGGTAGGCGCCAGGATCAAGGCGAAGGCCCTGATGATTTTCACCCGCCAGCTGGCCACCCTGATTGACGCCGGGCTGCCCCTGCTCCAGAGCTTGAACGTGCTGGCCAAGCAGGAAGCCAACCCCAACCTGCGTGTGACCATTGAAGCCCTGGGGGATTCCGTTCAGGGCGGCTCCACCTTCTCGGAAGCCCTGGCCCAGCACCCCAAAATCTTTGACCGCCTGTTCGTGAACATGGTGAAGGCCGGTGAACTGGGCGGTGTGCTGGAAGTCGTGCTGAACCGCCTGGCGGAATACCAGGAAAAGGCGCAGAAACTGAAGAGCAAGGTAATCACCGCCATGGTGTACCCCTCCATCGTCCTGTTCATTGCGGTAGGCATCGTGATCTTCCTGATGCTGGTCATCGTTCCCAAGTTCAAGGCCATGTTCGCGGAACAAGGCAGTGAGCTTCCCGCCATTTCCGAGTTCGTGTTCGGCATCAGTGACTGGTTCATGGCCGCTCCGTTCTTTGTGCCGAATGCCGTTATTCTGGCCGCCGTCATCGCCATCCTGTACGCCGTCTTCACGGCCATGAGCAAGACGCCCAACGGACGCCGCAAGATTGACACGGCCCTGCTGACCATGCCCGTCATCGGTAACGTGCAGAGCAAAAGCGCCATCGCCCGCTTCGCCCGTACCTTCGGCACGCTGGTCACTTCCGGCGTTCCCATTCTCCAGGCGCTCACCATCACCAAGGACACTGCCGGGAACATGATCGTGGGAGACGCCATCGGCCTTATCCATGATTCCGTGAAGGAAGGTGAATCCGTGGTTACGCCCATGTCTTCCTCCAAGCTTTTCCCGCCCATGGTGATCTCCATGGTGGACGTGGGTGAAGAAACCGGGCAGCTTCCGGACATGCTCCTCAAGATTGCGGACGTTTACGATGATGAAGTGGACAACGCCGTGGGGGCCATGACCTCCATGCTGGAACCCATCATGATCGTGTTCCTGGCCGTGGTTGTGGGCGGCATCGTGTTCGCCATGTTCCTGCCCCTTCTGCAGGTCATTGAGAAAATGGGTTAA
- a CDS encoding citrate/2-methylcitrate synthase, with translation MSNDTSSQQPTYPKGLKGIIANESALSDVRGEEGRLLYLGYDIDDLVEMCCFEEVVYLLLNKRLPNRQELEAIKKRLRSDRDLPQPILDFFKTATKSARPMSALRTAVSMLGMYDDRTKDAGQLKEIGLSLIAKVPVMVAYYYRLCQGLDLPPVREDLSESEHFLWLLKGEEPNPDEAHILDVAYILHADHGMNASTFAARVCIATLSDMYSAITAAIGTLKGPLHGGANEGVIEMLKEIGTEDKVDPYIEDKLARREKIMGMGHRVYRVLDPRAPHLRRMAIRLSSRIGEPKWIRMSERIAKLVRERKGLNANVDFYSATVYYSIGIPTRLFTAIFSIARCCGWVAQVLEQMEDNTLYRPLTLYTGPKDRIPVPTIDMR, from the coding sequence ATGAGTAATGACACTTCTTCGCAACAGCCCACATATCCCAAAGGTTTAAAAGGAATCATCGCCAATGAATCCGCCTTGAGTGATGTGCGCGGTGAGGAAGGACGGTTGCTGTATCTGGGCTACGATATTGATGATCTGGTGGAGATGTGCTGTTTTGAGGAAGTGGTTTACCTGCTTCTCAACAAGCGTCTGCCCAACCGGCAGGAGCTGGAGGCCATCAAGAAGCGCCTGCGTTCCGACCGCGACCTTCCCCAGCCCATTCTGGATTTCTTTAAAACGGCCACCAAATCCGCACGGCCCATGTCCGCCCTCCGTACGGCGGTGTCCATGCTCGGCATGTATGACGACCGGACGAAGGACGCCGGACAGTTGAAGGAAATAGGCCTCAGCCTGATTGCCAAGGTTCCCGTGATGGTGGCGTACTATTACCGTTTGTGCCAGGGGCTGGACCTTCCGCCCGTGCGGGAGGATCTGAGCGAGTCGGAACATTTCCTGTGGCTGCTGAAAGGGGAAGAGCCCAACCCGGATGAAGCCCATATCCTGGACGTGGCCTACATCCTGCATGCGGACCACGGCATGAACGCCTCCACCTTTGCGGCGCGCGTCTGCATCGCCACTCTTTCAGACATGTATTCCGCCATTACGGCGGCTATCGGCACGCTGAAGGGGCCGCTTCACGGGGGCGCCAATGAAGGCGTGATTGAAATGCTCAAGGAAATAGGCACGGAGGACAAGGTGGACCCCTACATTGAGGACAAGCTGGCGCGGAGGGAAAAAATCATGGGCATGGGGCACCGCGTGTACCGCGTGCTGGACCCCCGCGCTCCGCACCTGCGCCGCATGGCCATCCGCCTTTCCTCCAGAATCGGGGAGCCCAAGTGGATTCGCATGTCGGAACGCATCGCCAAGCTCGTCCGCGAGCGGAAGGGACTTAATGCGAACGTGGATTTTTATTCCGCCACGGTTTATTACAGCATCGGCATTCCCACCAGGCTGTTCACGGCCATTTTCTCCATCGCCCGCTGCTGCGGCTGGGTGGCCCAGGTGCTGGAGCAGATGGAGGACAACACGCTGTACAGGCCGCTGACCCTCTACACGGGGCCCAAGGACCGCATTCCTGTTCCTACTATTGATATGCGGTAA